Proteins encoded in a region of the Diabrotica virgifera virgifera chromosome 4, PGI_DIABVI_V3a genome:
- the LOC126883519 gene encoding THAP domain-containing protein 2-like produces the protein MPSRCCVPECKSNYDSSLKKNEQPESTFLFPKDPKLRELWLQCIHRKNFVIGTSAVVCAKHFYSDDIERVREWVDKEGNKHVEKLTNPKLKPSAVPRIFPIQDVSK, from the coding sequence aTGCCAAGCCGTTGCTGTGTGCCAGAGTGCAAAAGCAATTACGATAGcagtcttaaaaagaatgaacaACCAGAAAGCACTTTTTTATTTCCAAAGGATCCAAAGCTGCGAGAACTTTGGTTACAGTGTATCCACAGGAAAAATTTTGTTATTGGAACATCAGCGGTAGTATGTGCCAAACATTTTTATTCTGATGACATCGAGAGAGTTAGAGAATGGGTAGATAAGGAAGGCAACAAACATGTAGAGAAATTAACGAATCCTAAGTTAAAACCTTCTGCAGTTCCTCGCATTTTTCCAAttcaggatgtttctaaataa